A segment of the Armatimonadota bacterium genome:
GAGGGAACGCTGATCGGCCGGGGGGCCGTCCGCTGCCAGCCCCCGCTGTAGACGGAGGGCACCGGTCGGGGGGATGACGCGGTGATGGCACGGCGGACCGGAGGGAAGATGCCGCGGCGGGGGACGAACCCGCTGCAAAGGAGCGTCACAGTGGATGGCATGCACATCGACTACGACGTTCCCATCCCCATGGACGACGGAGTGATCCTGCGGGCCGACGTCTTCCGCCCTGCGGTCGAGGGCCGTTACCCTGTCATCCTCAGCTATGGGCCCTATGCCAAGGGCCTCCCCTACCAGGTGGGCTACCCCGACCAGTGGCACGCGTTGGTCCGCGACTTCCCCGAGGTGGCCCGGGGGTCGACCTGCCGCTACCAGAACTGGGAAGTGGTGGACCCGGAGAAGTGGGTCCCGCACGGCTACGCCTGCGTGCGCGTGGACTCCCGGGGTGCGGGGCGCTCTCCAGGCCTCCTGGACATCTTCTCCCCGCGGGAGACGCGCGACTTCGCCGCCTGCATCGAGTGGGCGGCCGGCCAGCCCTGGAGCAGCGGGAGGGTGGGCCTGAACGGGATCTCCTACTACGCCATCAACCAGTGGCTGGTGGCCGGGTTGCAACCCCCGCACCTGGCCGCCATCTGCGCCTGGGAGGGGGCGGCCGACTACTACCGCGACTGGCACCGCCACGGCGGCATTCTGTGCACCTTCACCGGTGCCTGGTTCAAGGCGCAGGTGGAGACGGTGCAGCACGGCGTGGGGGCCCGCGGTCCGGTAAACCCGCATACCGGCGAGCTGGTCGCCGGTCCGGAGACCCTGCCCGAGCACGAGCTGGCCCAGAACCGGGTGGACCCGCTGCGCCAGGCCCTGCTGCGTGAGCTGGACGGCCCGTGGTACCGGGAGCGGTCGGCGGACTGGTCGCGGATCACCGTGCCCTTGCTTTCAGCGGGCAACTGGGGCGGACAGGGGCTGCACCTGCGGGGCAACGTGGAGGCGTTCGTCCGTGCAGCCTCGGCCCAAAAGTGGCTGGAGATCCACGGGCACGCGCACTGGACGCACTTCTCCACCGACTACGGCCTGGCGCTGCAGCGACGGTTCTTCGACCACTTCCTCAAAGGACTGGACAACGGGTGGGAGCGGGAGCCGCGGGTCCTGCTAAACATCCGCCGCGTCGACGGGTTCGTCCTGCGCAAAGAGCACGAATGGCCCCTGGCCCGTACCCGCTGGACAAGGTTGTACCTGGACCCGGCACGGCGGACGCTGGGACAGGAGCCGCCGGCGGCCCAGAGCTGGGTGGAGTACGCACCGCTACAGGAGGGGGTGGCCTTCCGCACCCCCCCGTTTGAGGCGGAGACGGAGATCACCGGCCCGCTGGCGGCCAGGCTCTTCATCGCCTCCACCACATCCGACGCCGACCTGTTCCTGGTGATCCGGCTGCTGGACCCCTCCGGGGTGGAGGTTACGTTTACCGGGGCGGTGGAGCCCCGCGCGCCCATCGCCCAGGGGTGGCTGCGGGCCTCGCACCGCAAGCTGGACCTGCACCTTAGCATGCCCTACCGCCCCTACCACACCCACGACGAGATCCAGCCGCTTGTCCCGGGCCGCGTCTACGAGGTGCAGGTGGAGATCTGGCCTACCTGCATCGTCGTCCCCCCCGGCTACTCGCTGGAGCTGCTGGTGCAGGGGAGGGACTTCCAGCGGGAGATGCCCAGCGGGGACCTGGGGCCCTGGTCGGGACTGCGGGGCTCGGGGCCCTTCCTGCACGACCACCCCTGGGACCGGCGCCCGGAGGTCTATGGCGGGCAGGTCCGGGTGTACGGTGGGGGCGACACGGCTTCCTACCTGCTGCTGCCGGTCATCCCCGGTGAGGCCTGATCCCTGGAGGCGGTGATGGAGGAAACCTTGTTGCGTATAGTCGGCCGCTCGCAGATGGTGGCCGCACTGGAGCTCCTGCGCCAGGAGGTCTCACCGTGAGGAGCATGGCCCTGGTGGCCTTCGGCCAGCCGCTGGTCCCCCGGGAGGTAGAGCCGCCCCGGCCCGGGCCGGGCGAGGTGCTGGTGCAGGTGCTGGCCTGCGGGGTCTGCCGCACCGACCTCAAGATCGTGGACGGGCAGATGTCCTTCTCCGCCCATCAGAGGTTGCCCCACGTCCCCGGGCACGAGATCGCCGGCGTGGTGGCGGCCTCGGGTGCGGAGGTCGCCCTGCCCCCGGGCCAGCGGGTGGTGGTCTACAACTACTGGGGCTGCGGCGGGTGCCCTCACTGCGTTGCCGGGGAAGAGAACCTCTGTGATGCCCTGCGGGGGTGGGTGGGATTCACCACGCCGGGTGGCTTTCAGGAGTTCCTGACGGTGCCGGCCAGCCACGTGCTTCCGCTTCCCAACCAGGTCAACGCCACCCAGGGCGCGGCCATGTCCTGCGCCCTGGGCACGGCCTACCGCGCCGTGCTCACCCGGGGGCGAGTGCAGGTCGGGGAGACTGCAGTCATCCTGGGGACGGGCGGGGTGGGCATCCACGCCCTGCAGTTCGCCCGGGCTGCCGGCGCAAGACCGGTGGCCGTGGACGTCGCCGAGCGCAAGCTCCAGGCAGCGCGGGAAGCCGGCGCAGAGGAGGCGGTCCTGGTCGATGAGGCGGTGGAGCGTGTACGGGCCATGACCACAGGCCGCGGCGCCGACCTGGTGGTGGACTGCGTGGGCAGCGGCAACACTACCGGTGTGGCCCTGACCCTGGTGCGTAAAGGGGGCCGGATCGTGCAGGTGGGATACACCACCAGGGAGGGGCACCACCCCG
Coding sequences within it:
- a CDS encoding CocE/NonD family hydrolase — encoded protein: MARRTGGKMPRRGTNPLQRSVTVDGMHIDYDVPIPMDDGVILRADVFRPAVEGRYPVILSYGPYAKGLPYQVGYPDQWHALVRDFPEVARGSTCRYQNWEVVDPEKWVPHGYACVRVDSRGAGRSPGLLDIFSPRETRDFAACIEWAAGQPWSSGRVGLNGISYYAINQWLVAGLQPPHLAAICAWEGAADYYRDWHRHGGILCTFTGAWFKAQVETVQHGVGARGPVNPHTGELVAGPETLPEHELAQNRVDPLRQALLRELDGPWYRERSADWSRITVPLLSAGNWGGQGLHLRGNVEAFVRAASAQKWLEIHGHAHWTHFSTDYGLALQRRFFDHFLKGLDNGWEREPRVLLNIRRVDGFVLRKEHEWPLARTRWTRLYLDPARRTLGQEPPAAQSWVEYAPLQEGVAFRTPPFEAETEITGPLAARLFIASTTSDADLFLVIRLLDPSGVEVTFTGAVEPRAPIAQGWLRASHRKLDLHLSMPYRPYHTHDEIQPLVPGRVYEVQVEIWPTCIVVPPGYSLELLVQGRDFQREMPSGDLGPWSGLRGSGPFLHDHPWDRRPEVYGGQVRVYGGGDTASYLLLPVIPGEA
- a CDS encoding alcohol dehydrogenase catalytic domain-containing protein; amino-acid sequence: MALVAFGQPLVPREVEPPRPGPGEVLVQVLACGVCRTDLKIVDGQMSFSAHQRLPHVPGHEIAGVVAASGAEVALPPGQRVVVYNYWGCGGCPHCVAGEENLCDALRGWVGFTTPGGFQEFLTVPASHVLPLPNQVNATQGAAMSCALGTAYRAVLTRGRVQVGETAVILGTGGVGIHALQFARAAGARPVAVDVAERKLQAAREAGAEEAVLVDEAVERVRAMTTGRGADLVVDCVGSGNTTGVALTLVRKGGRIVQVGYTTREGHHPALPTDRMALGEVSIIGSRYVTRPELARAIELVARGQVRPVVSEVLDLGEANEALARVRADRAVGRIVLAVAAAP